Proteins encoded in a region of the Nicotiana tomentosiformis chromosome 9, ASM39032v3, whole genome shotgun sequence genome:
- the LOC104109384 gene encoding uncharacterized protein has product MPTYAKFLKKILSNKRKVEETSVLKFTEHCSAILQNNLPQMFGDPGRFTIPFSLGSTKFETSLCDSGVAINLMPLSIFRKLEGGIGEVRSIPLSLQLVDHTTIIPKGIVEDVPVQVDKFVLPVDFIVVNSEENTKVPLILGRPFLATGGSILFIQERELMLRPSPTLHSKSLL; this is encoded by the coding sequence ATGCCAACCTATGCTAAGTTCCTGAAGAAGATATTGTCCAACAAGCGGAAAGTGGAAGAGACATCAGTTCTCAAATtcacagagcattgtagtgcCATTCTACAAAATAATCTCCCTCAAATGTTTGGAGATCCAGGGCGTTTTACTATACCTTTCTCTTTAGGAAGTACTAAATTCGAAACATCTTTGTGTGATTCAGGAGTTGCTATTAATCTTATGCCCTTATCTATTTTCAGGAAATTGGAGGGAGGGATTGGAGAAGTCAGATCTATACCTCTGTCTTTGCAGCTGGTAGATCATACCACAATCATACCTAAAGGAATCGTGGAAGATGTGCCAGTTCAGGTGGATAAATTTGTGTTACCTGTGGACTTCATCGTAGTAAATTCAGAAGAGAATACAAAGGTCCCTCTAATTTTAGGGAGACCTTTCTTGGCTACTGGCGGATCTATTCTGTTCATTCAAGAAAGGGAGCTCATGCTAAGGCCATCTCCAACCCTCCACTCCAAATCTTTACTCTAA
- the LOC104109381 gene encoding 2-hydroxyisoflavanone dehydratase-like, whose amino-acid sequence MASDDNVVVKEVDAYFRVYKSGRVERPYNVPGAFYVPPSPENPSAGVFSKDVTISPHVSTRLYLPENTTAGQKLPVLVYYHGGGLVVESAFFNGIHCYVNSLSSELNVIAVSIEYRLAPEVDVPTIYEDCWTALQWVASHAEDKSTVVNKDSWLTNHGDFSRVFLAGDSAGGNLVYHMTMMAGKESLNNEVKITGSIFAYPYFLFPNIDIDEEGLANKIWVNICPPLESGLVSPIESPLINPLSEKAPSLSGLGCSRILVCMGKKDDIIPLRIGVRFVEGVKESGWEGELEYLEVDEAHAFQIYKPETEEAKLMMSRYADFVHR is encoded by the coding sequence ATGGCTTCCGACGACAATGTGGTAGTGAAAGAAGTGGACGCCTACTTCCGAGTCTACAAAAGCGGCCGTGTTGAGCGTCCCTACAATGTACCCGGCGCTTTCTACGTTCCGCCGTCGCCGGAAAACCCATCAGCCGGTGTTTTCTCTAAAGACGTCACTATCTCACCCCACGTCTCCACTAGACTCTACCTTCCAGAGAACACCACCGCCGGCCAAAAACTCCCCGTCTTAGTGTATTACCACGGCGGTGGACTTGTCGTTGAATCTGCCTTTTTCAATGGGATTCACTGTTACGTCAACTCTCTATCTTCTGAATTAAACGTAATTGCTGTTTCTATAGAGTACCGTCTAGCTCCAGAAGTTGATGTGCCAACGATTTATGAAGATTGTTGGACCGCACTTCAATGGGTCGCTTCGCACGCTGAAGACAAATCCACCGTAGTTAACAAAGACTCATGGTTAACCAACCATGGCGATTTTAGTAGAGTGTTCTTAGCTGGGGACAGTGCTGGTGGTAATTTAGtgtaccacatgactatgatgGCTGGAAAAGAAAGCTTGAATAACGAGGTGAAAATTACTGGATCAATTTTTGCTTATCCTTATTTCTTGTTTCCAAATATAGATATTGATGAAGAGGGATTGGCTAATAAGATTTGGGTCAACATTTGTCCGCCACTAGAGTCAGGGTTAGTATCCCCAATTGAAAGCCCATTGATTAACCCGCTTTCTGAAAAGGCTCCATCTTTATCGGGCTTAGGCTGTTCAAGAATTTTGGTGTGTATGGGAAAGAAAGATGATATTATTCCTTTAAGAATTGGGGTTAGATTTGTTGAAGGTGTGAAGGAAAGTGGATGGGAAGGAGAATTGGAGTATCTTGAGGTTGATGAGGCACATGCATTTCAGATATATAAACCTGAAACAGAGGAAGCTAAACTTATGATGAGCCGTTATGCTGATTTTGTCCACCGCTAG